Proteins found in one uncultured Desulfuromonas sp. genomic segment:
- a CDS encoding DUF3024 domain-containing protein, protein MAHKLDEIDHLLLLDRTRLTMSLSEFEIIRLKRLFNAYCEIRIPRELNTKLRLDYRIRGRHLTLYESRHHHEKVDLWYSTAIARFEKDPHQQVWRLFSADRNEDWLPYHPHPEDRDIERLLDCVTDDPTGIFWG, encoded by the coding sequence ATGGCCCACAAACTTGACGAAATTGACCACCTCTTGCTGCTGGACAGGACCCGATTGACTATGAGTCTCAGTGAATTTGAAATAATCCGATTAAAGCGGCTGTTTAATGCCTATTGTGAGATAAGGATTCCCCGTGAATTGAATACGAAACTGCGTCTCGATTACCGGATTCGCGGTCGTCATCTGACCTTATATGAATCCCGTCACCACCATGAAAAGGTGGACTTGTGGTATTCCACGGCCATTGCCCGTTTTGAAAAAGATCCTCACCAGCAGGTCTGGCGGTTGTTCAGTGCCGACCGCAATGAAGACTGGCTTCCCTACCATCCGCACCCAGAGGATCGGGATATTGAACGGTTGCTTGATTGTGTCACCGATGATCCCACCGGCATTTTCTGGGGATGA
- a CDS encoding sensor domain-containing diguanylate cyclase, which translates to MSSFPQEASSSLQEKKTQGRKVCEKCLELEEMTSALEEYIGRTNEQLLKSEMSDMELEQIFSACADPMVVIRDDGIIVRANRSMLEHLGCCCENVIGHSCTELLSEQECKLANSRKNKSQTDIEITNEDGEIINYIMTTTPLVTLDGTPGTLAQYKDITDRKKAEQALEKAHAALERIARIDGLTQIPNRRTFDESFTEQWQKSLAEQSPLSIILCDIDFFKRYNDTYGHQQGDTCLSSVAKALEQSLSDKSGGLVARYGGEEFIFLLPGTSLEEATAHARTARHNVEQLALEHQASEIADNVTLSLGVSCTIPQSDMQPQHLIRTADEALYQSKETGRNRVTAVEFSG; encoded by the coding sequence GTGTCTTCATTTCCTCAGGAAGCATCCTCGTCTCTTCAGGAAAAAAAAACTCAAGGCCGTAAAGTGTGCGAAAAATGCCTCGAGTTAGAAGAGATGACCTCCGCTTTGGAAGAATATATCGGCCGGACTAACGAACAACTGCTCAAATCCGAAATGTCCGATATGGAATTGGAACAGATTTTTTCCGCCTGCGCCGATCCAATGGTGGTGATCCGCGACGACGGGATCATCGTTCGTGCCAACCGCAGCATGCTGGAACATCTCGGCTGTTGTTGCGAAAACGTCATTGGTCATTCCTGCACCGAGCTACTCAGTGAGCAGGAATGTAAACTGGCCAACTCCCGTAAGAATAAAAGTCAGACCGATATCGAAATCACCAACGAAGACGGTGAGATCATTAACTATATCATGACCACAACACCACTGGTTACCCTTGATGGTACCCCTGGAACCCTGGCTCAATACAAAGACATTACCGACCGCAAAAAAGCCGAGCAGGCCCTGGAAAAAGCCCATGCTGCCCTGGAACGCATCGCCCGCATTGACGGTCTGACCCAGATCCCAAACCGCCGCACTTTTGATGAAAGCTTTACCGAGCAATGGCAAAAAAGCCTTGCCGAGCAATCCCCGCTCTCCATCATCTTGTGCGACATCGACTTTTTCAAACGCTACAACGACACTTACGGTCACCAGCAAGGTGACACCTGTCTGTCCAGTGTGGCCAAAGCCCTGGAACAGAGCCTGTCCGACAAAAGCGGCGGACTGGTCGCCCGTTACGGTGGTGAGGAGTTCATCTTCCTGTTGCCCGGAACCTCTCTGGAAGAAGCCACCGCCCACGCTAGAACCGCACGGCACAATGTTGAGCAACTGGCTTTGGAGCATCAGGCTTCCGAAATCGCCGACAATGTCACCCTGAGTCTCGGAGTCTCCTGTACCATTCCCCAAAGCGACATGCAGCCACAGCATCTGATTCGTACGGCTGATGAGGCGTTGTATCAGTCTAAGGAAACGGGGCGGAATCGGGTGACGGCTGTGGAGTTTTCCGGTTAA